From Prosthecobacter sp., the proteins below share one genomic window:
- a CDS encoding ATP-binding protein, which translates to MSAPANTRSFRIRLALQTMLVAGALVAVFGAVAWWYASQTLERSVDDRIIAPAQRVWSRIDPYTTDEQFKMIADLVFGTSPDRNATNAVLVVQDHRQGKTIFATPNAPKDLDVYFRSCFPTADELSHVPPMPESGPGSPPGRRHGPPPRRNTDFDDLLGTLPDFSPPEPAAERDLPFRPQMPMVREPTTFTARSGGIDWRFGAFSSPSYTIFIGLSLTDFYAEINRMAWWYVGAGVIGLAFAGLGAMWTSKRAMRPLERVVSTAQRLTASDLAERIHLSRDDDREFAQLIDVLNDMMQRLEGSFQQAVRFTADASHELKTPLAIMLATLDDAVRHTTPGSTEHERFISLFEEASRLKQITQSLLLLSQADAGRLPTHPDTYDLSADLSRLLEDAEILCEQAGLTLEHQIEPGINVHADRALLRQVFQNLLSNAIKYNRPAGRVALQLTRQDSQIAFTVTNTGPAIPVENQSRLFERFFRGDKAHNRQTDGFGLGLNIATELARANGAELRLVSSREDETIFEVCLNRTNAA; encoded by the coding sequence ATGAGCGCCCCGGCCAACACACGCAGCTTCCGCATCCGTCTGGCCCTGCAGACGATGCTCGTCGCAGGGGCGCTTGTGGCCGTGTTTGGTGCCGTCGCTTGGTGGTATGCCAGCCAGACGCTCGAACGCAGTGTCGATGACCGCATCATCGCTCCCGCCCAGCGGGTCTGGAGCCGGATCGATCCCTACACGACCGATGAGCAGTTCAAGATGATCGCCGATCTCGTGTTTGGCACCTCCCCGGACCGTAATGCCACCAACGCAGTGCTGGTGGTGCAGGATCACCGCCAGGGCAAGACCATCTTCGCCACGCCCAACGCACCCAAGGATCTCGACGTGTATTTCCGCAGTTGCTTCCCCACTGCGGATGAACTCAGCCACGTGCCGCCAATGCCTGAGTCGGGGCCGGGCTCACCCCCCGGCCGCCGCCATGGGCCGCCGCCACGCCGGAACACGGACTTCGACGATCTGCTCGGCACGCTGCCCGATTTTTCCCCGCCAGAGCCTGCCGCCGAGCGCGATCTCCCCTTCCGCCCGCAGATGCCGATGGTGCGCGAGCCGACCACCTTCACCGCCCGCTCCGGCGGGATCGACTGGCGCTTCGGTGCCTTCAGCAGCCCTAGCTACACCATCTTCATTGGCCTCTCGCTCACGGACTTTTATGCGGAGATCAATCGCATGGCCTGGTGGTACGTCGGCGCGGGTGTCATCGGCCTTGCCTTCGCAGGTCTCGGCGCGATGTGGACCTCCAAACGCGCCATGCGTCCGCTGGAACGCGTCGTCAGCACCGCCCAGCGTCTCACCGCCAGCGATCTCGCCGAGCGCATCCACCTTAGCCGGGATGACGACCGCGAATTCGCCCAACTCATCGACGTGCTCAACGACATGATGCAACGCCTCGAAGGAAGCTTCCAGCAAGCCGTGCGCTTCACCGCTGACGCCTCGCACGAACTCAAAACGCCGCTCGCCATCATGCTCGCCACGCTGGACGACGCCGTGCGCCACACCACACCCGGCAGCACGGAGCACGAGCGCTTCATTTCCTTGTTTGAAGAGGCCTCACGGCTCAAACAAATCACTCAAAGCCTCCTGCTCCTCTCCCAGGCCGATGCAGGCCGACTGCCCACGCATCCCGACACCTACGACCTCAGCGCCGACCTCTCACGCCTTCTCGAAGACGCCGAAATCCTCTGTGAGCAGGCCGGACTCACGCTGGAACACCAAATCGAGCCCGGAATCAATGTGCATGCCGATCGTGCTTTGCTACGTCAGGTGTTTCAAAACCTGCTCAGCAACGCCATCAAATACAACCGCCCCGCCGGTCGCGTGGCGCTGCAACTCACGCGTCAGGACTCCCAGATCGCCTTCACCGTCACCAACACCGGCCCGGCGATTCCCGTTGAGAATCAATCACGCCTCTTCGAGCGATTCTTCCGCGGCGACAAAGCCCACAACCGCCAGACCGACGGCTTCGGCCTCGGCCTCAACATCGCCACCGAACTCGCCCGCGCCAACGGTGCCGAGCTGCGGCTGGTCAGTTCACGGGAGGATGAAACCATCTTCGAGGTCTGCCTCAATCGGACCAATGCCGCGTAA